The following proteins are co-located in the Micromonospora coriariae genome:
- a CDS encoding VOC family protein produces MPAADRCAPGCALPPLPGRWSDCRTATYGLRGSGPARLRSLVSRSRICWTGGILWAVRTVEDVPARQMSPTVVFIQVPEGKTVKNRLHLDVSPIDGSTEDEVTRLLGLGATRTDVGQGAGRSWVVMADPEGNEFCVLRTLAPQS; encoded by the coding sequence ATGCCAGCGGCGGACCGCTGTGCGCCCGGGTGCGCCCTCCCGCCATTGCCTGGTCGGTGGAGTGACTGCCGCACGGCGACGTACGGGCTGCGGGGGTCGGGCCCGGCCCGTCTGAGGTCCCTGGTGAGCAGATCTCGGATCTGTTGGACGGGCGGCATACTCTGGGCAGTCCGGACCGTCGAGGATGTTCCGGCCCGCCAGATGTCGCCCACCGTGGTGTTCATCCAGGTGCCCGAGGGCAAGACCGTGAAGAACCGGCTCCACCTCGACGTCAGCCCGATCGACGGCAGCACGGAGGACGAGGTGACCAGACTGCTCGGCCTCGGCGCCACCAGGACCGATGTGGGTCAGGGCGCAGGCCGGAGCTGGGTGGTCATGGCAGACCCGGAGGGCAACGAGTTCTGCGTCCTGCGCACCCTGGCGCCGCAGAGCTAG
- a CDS encoding TMEM175 family protein: MLSRSDTPRLARRPGRLVAFSDAVFAIAVTLLVLEIQPPEDFGHLLRGLGALWSSYLAYALSFLLIGQVWVNHHVMFDRVRHVDRAVLFLNTLLLMVIAFLPFSTSLLAGALRAEQGLRTAVVVYGATLWTAAALFNVTWAHLRRAKLLYPGLGPFGVRAIGRRFALALIWIGSGVLVGVFVPIAGVVIIAGFLPAYYLPIPGEYGEDQKASDLRD, encoded by the coding sequence ATGCTTTCGAGAAGCGACACCCCGCGGCTCGCGCGTCGTCCGGGCCGGCTGGTGGCCTTCAGCGACGCTGTGTTCGCCATCGCGGTGACGCTTCTCGTGCTGGAGATCCAGCCGCCGGAGGACTTCGGGCATCTCCTGCGGGGCCTCGGGGCGTTGTGGTCGTCGTACCTGGCGTACGCGCTGAGCTTCCTGCTCATCGGGCAGGTGTGGGTCAATCACCACGTCATGTTCGACCGTGTCCGGCACGTCGACCGTGCGGTCCTGTTCCTCAACACGTTGCTCCTGATGGTCATCGCGTTCCTGCCGTTCTCCACCTCGCTGCTCGCCGGCGCGTTGCGCGCGGAGCAGGGCCTACGGACGGCAGTCGTCGTCTACGGCGCCACACTGTGGACGGCGGCAGCCCTGTTCAACGTCACCTGGGCTCATCTCCGCCGTGCGAAACTGCTGTACCCCGGTCTCGGCCCCTTCGGTGTTCGGGCAATCGGTCGCCGATTCGCGCTCGCGCTGATCTGGATCGGCTCCGGGGTCCTCGTCGGCGTGTTCGTGCCGATCGCGGGCGTCGTCATCATCGCCGGCTTCCTCCCCGCCTACTACCTACCCATCCCCGGCGAGTACGGCGAGGACCAGAAGGCCAGCGACCTGCGCGACTGA
- a CDS encoding HflX-like GTP-binding protein — translation MTVIRSVVLVGLFSAKDRDYQDRLDALEAQVTALGGQVLDRFVQRRGVSDGGVRLMSAPLSRRFLIGPGKLDEIATTCSSRNVDAVVFINGLSGYQRRWLSTRLGRPVLTQADLDPSAHHLTTPTQSQRRADRGQRPTRRR, via the coding sequence GTGACCGTCATCCGCTCGGTGGTCCTGGTGGGCCTGTTCTCGGCGAAGGACCGCGATTACCAGGATCGCCTGGACGCGCTGGAGGCGCAGGTAACCGCACTGGGAGGCCAGGTGCTGGACCGGTTCGTCCAGCGCAGGGGCGTCTCCGATGGTGGGGTACGACTGATGTCCGCGCCATTGTCGCGTCGGTTTCTCATCGGTCCGGGAAAGCTGGACGAGATCGCCACGACCTGTTCGAGCAGAAACGTCGACGCCGTCGTCTTCATCAACGGCCTGAGCGGCTACCAGCGCCGATGGCTGTCGACACGCCTCGGGCGCCCGGTGCTGACCCAGGCCGACCTCGACCCGTCCGCGCATCACCTGACCACCCCTACCCAGTCTCAGCGTCGCGCCGACCGCGGCCAGCGACCCACACGCCGACGGTAG
- a CDS encoding DsbA family oxidoreductase, giving the protein MKIEFWSDIVCPYCGLMDHRLHQALDRFEHGDEVQVIHRSFQLHPDLPREGVSQRELITMAGAPATTVDQVLRPIERAAKAEGLTPYRAVDRTLGPTDFAHELLAYATDQGRGNEVWTAMFRAHFGHARKLWTTEEVLDFAAEVGLDRAGAAEALRSRRYRARVAADQREAQRLGARGAPFLVFDGRFAVPGAIGLDDLLAVMVKAWDESHPAPQPLPVVADAEGICAPDGCAVPDRTI; this is encoded by the coding sequence ATGAAGATCGAGTTCTGGTCGGACATCGTCTGCCCGTACTGCGGGCTGATGGATCACCGGCTCCACCAGGCCCTGGACCGGTTCGAGCACGGCGACGAGGTGCAGGTGATCCACCGGTCGTTCCAGCTACATCCCGACCTGCCCCGTGAGGGTGTCAGCCAACGGGAGCTGATCACGATGGCCGGGGCCCCCGCGACGACCGTGGATCAGGTCCTGCGACCGATCGAACGGGCCGCCAAGGCGGAGGGCCTGACCCCCTACCGCGCGGTCGACCGCACGCTCGGCCCGACCGATTTCGCCCACGAGCTGCTCGCCTACGCGACCGACCAGGGACGCGGCAACGAGGTCTGGACGGCCATGTTCCGGGCGCACTTCGGGCACGCCCGCAAGCTGTGGACGACCGAGGAGGTCCTCGACTTCGCCGCCGAGGTGGGTCTGGACCGCGCCGGGGCCGCCGAGGCCCTGCGCAGCCGCCGCTACCGGGCCCGCGTGGCGGCCGACCAGCGCGAGGCACAGCGCCTCGGCGCCCGAGGTGCACCGTTCCTCGTGTTCGACGGCCGCTTCGCTGTGCCCGGGGCGATCGGCCTCGACGACCTGCTCGCGGTCATGGTCAAGGCGTGGGACGAGAGTCATCCCGCTCCGCAACCGCTGCCGGTTGTCGCCGACGCCGAGGGCATCTGCGCCCCGGACGGGTGCGCGGTGCCTGACCGCACCATCTGA
- a CDS encoding DUF4231 domain-containing protein, with translation MLEAEDFPPFQRAVSRESQVGKKVFLRLSELRLLLLLLAAATGAVSWNINRLALGALVAACCFATASAVEVFLLTNRPNQRWYSGRALSESVKSLSWRYAVAADPFPRSRGERECAEDFTSRLLAMADDMVSAGLAAPAATGQQITGQMRALRLSSFQVRRVSYVNGRLEGQRVWYANQCSWHRARAKSWSVALLVLEIAGVVLAVLRVAGLTTVDLLGIAAAAIAAGVAYMQTRQYDSTAIAYALASQELAAIGSIAVQANSESKFSRLVNDAETAISREHTMWRARRR, from the coding sequence GTGTTAGAGGCTGAAGACTTCCCGCCGTTCCAGCGGGCCGTGTCCCGCGAGTCTCAGGTGGGAAAAAAGGTATTTCTGAGGCTGTCTGAACTACGGCTGTTGCTGCTACTGCTGGCGGCTGCAACTGGAGCGGTCAGTTGGAACATTAACAGATTGGCATTAGGCGCCCTGGTTGCCGCCTGTTGTTTTGCCACCGCCTCAGCTGTCGAAGTATTCCTGCTTACCAATCGTCCGAATCAGCGGTGGTATTCAGGTCGAGCCTTGTCCGAGTCGGTCAAGTCCTTGTCGTGGCGCTACGCAGTTGCAGCGGACCCTTTCCCCCGCTCACGGGGTGAACGAGAGTGCGCTGAGGATTTTACTAGTCGCTTGTTAGCCATGGCGGACGACATGGTTTCAGCCGGACTCGCGGCCCCGGCGGCAACTGGCCAACAAATCACTGGCCAAATGCGTGCTCTGCGCTTGTCGTCCTTCCAGGTGCGTCGAGTATCCTACGTCAACGGTCGACTGGAAGGGCAGAGGGTTTGGTATGCCAACCAGTGCAGTTGGCACCGAGCGAGAGCCAAAAGCTGGTCGGTGGCACTACTCGTACTAGAGATAGCTGGCGTAGTCCTTGCAGTGTTGCGCGTTGCTGGACTCACAACAGTCGATCTACTTGGCATCGCCGCTGCCGCAATTGCTGCAGGTGTCGCCTATATGCAAACAAGGCAATACGACAGCACGGCCATCGCCTACGCCTTAGCGAGCCAGGAGCTCGCTGCCATTGGATCAATCGCGGTGCAAGCCAACTCGGAATCCAAGTTCTCCCGGCTTGTAAACGATGCCGAGACAGCGATTTCGAGAGAGCATACGATGTGGCGAGCGCGGCGGCGCTGA
- a CDS encoding RNA polymerase subunit sigma-70 — MMSADMRLEELGVSGLGEVDEPAFSGLAQRHRRELHVHCYRMLGSFEDAEDTVQETFLRAWRRRETFEGRSTFRAWLYRIATNACLDLLAKRRPAPATGGEVLWLQPYPDRLLDELPAGDADEPETVAVARETIELAYLVAVQHLAPRPRAVLILRDLLGWPAKDVAELLGDSVNSVNSALQRARAGMREHLPAERQDWTGGEEDAATRELVRRFTEASVAKDIDGIAALLRDDVRCSMPPTPGLYVGRDAVVNDWIKDGFESLGALRTVATSVNRQPAVAFYLWREQEHAYLPLTIDVLRITGGAITEIVTFHDDQFPRLGLPERLPADGTR; from the coding sequence GTGATGAGTGCGGACATGCGGCTGGAGGAGCTGGGCGTGAGCGGCCTGGGCGAGGTCGACGAGCCGGCGTTCTCGGGGCTGGCGCAGCGGCACCGGCGGGAGCTGCACGTGCACTGCTACCGGATGCTCGGGTCGTTCGAGGATGCCGAGGACACAGTGCAGGAGACGTTCCTTCGTGCCTGGCGGCGGCGGGAGACCTTCGAGGGGCGGTCGACGTTCCGCGCCTGGCTGTACCGGATCGCCACCAACGCCTGCCTGGACCTGCTCGCCAAGCGCCGCCCGGCGCCCGCGACCGGCGGCGAGGTGCTGTGGCTGCAGCCCTACCCGGATCGGCTGCTCGACGAGCTGCCCGCGGGCGACGCGGACGAGCCGGAGACGGTAGCCGTCGCGCGGGAGACGATCGAGCTGGCGTACCTGGTCGCGGTCCAGCACCTCGCGCCGCGCCCGCGGGCCGTGCTGATCCTGCGGGACCTGCTCGGCTGGCCGGCGAAGGACGTCGCGGAGCTCCTCGGGGACTCCGTCAACTCGGTGAACAGCGCGCTGCAGCGGGCCCGCGCCGGCATGCGGGAGCACCTGCCCGCCGAGCGGCAGGACTGGACCGGCGGCGAGGAGGACGCCGCGACGCGCGAGCTGGTACGCCGCTTCACCGAGGCCAGCGTGGCCAAGGACATCGACGGCATCGCCGCACTGCTGCGGGACGACGTCCGGTGCTCGATGCCGCCCACGCCGGGCCTGTACGTCGGTCGCGACGCCGTGGTGAACGACTGGATCAAGGACGGCTTCGAGAGCCTGGGGGCCCTGCGCACCGTCGCCACCTCAGTGAACCGGCAGCCCGCCGTCGCCTTCTACCTCTGGCGGGAGCAGGAGCACGCGTACCTCCCGCTGACGATCGACGTTCTGCGCATCACCGGCGGAGCCATCACCGAGATCGTCACCTTCCACGACGACCAGTTCCCGCGGCTCGGGCTGCCGGAGCGCCTGCCGGCGGACGGCACGCGGTAG
- a CDS encoding helix-turn-helix domain-containing protein: MTSDDLPIGRRVARWRVRRSMTQQMLADRLRRSKSWVDKVERGVRTLDRYSVIQELAHVLRVDPEVLLGQPRSTPTGTPDGVDDIRAALARYDTPQAPAQTPEELRRQIGHAWLTYQHAHYPQLVRLLPGLLDAAQGAQSAELLVQAYRITSSLLVKLGDADLGWLAADRAMAAAGDEPVLAATAAVSVGQALRASGRDRLALAATLTAANRMGTPPTRPALFPLGDHEVGGLCRDQTPRQPHDHRGGGAPRPQRAAGEWAVGGTLLLQAALAAAGCGDPRRAEELTDRAAGIAAQLRGYDDQHRTGFGPTAVDLARVVVAVLRGDAGEAVRRHVTVIRREAWRRLPAEYRGAYLVDAARAYLQVGDLRGAARALVDADSVAPAEVRCRPLARTVIAEVARGHPAPAGVARLATLVGLTR; the protein is encoded by the coding sequence GTGACCAGTGATGACCTGCCGATCGGCCGCCGCGTCGCGCGGTGGCGGGTGCGGCGGTCGATGACCCAGCAGATGCTCGCCGACCGGCTGCGCAGGTCGAAGAGCTGGGTGGACAAGGTCGAGCGGGGCGTCCGCACCCTGGACCGGTACTCGGTGATCCAGGAGCTGGCCCACGTGCTGCGGGTCGACCCGGAGGTGCTGCTCGGCCAGCCGCGGAGCACCCCGACCGGCACGCCGGACGGGGTGGACGACATCCGGGCAGCGCTCGCCCGCTACGACACCCCGCAAGCCCCAGCCCAGACGCCGGAAGAGCTGCGACGGCAGATCGGGCACGCCTGGTTGACCTACCAGCACGCGCACTACCCGCAGTTGGTGCGCCTGCTGCCGGGCCTGCTCGACGCCGCCCAGGGCGCACAGTCAGCGGAGCTGCTGGTGCAGGCGTACCGGATCACCTCGTCCCTGCTGGTGAAGCTCGGCGACGCCGACCTCGGGTGGCTGGCCGCCGACCGGGCGATGGCCGCCGCCGGCGACGAGCCGGTGCTCGCGGCGACGGCGGCCGTGTCGGTCGGGCAGGCGCTGCGCGCGTCGGGCCGGGACCGCCTGGCTCTCGCCGCAACGCTCACCGCCGCCAACCGCATGGGCACACCACCCACCCGCCCAGCCCTCTTCCCGCTCGGTGATCATGAGGTTGGCGGGCTGTGTAGAGATCAAACCCCCCGTCAACCTCATGATCACCGAGGCGGTGGCGCACCCAGGCCGCAGCGGGCGGCGGGGGAGTGGGCCGTGGGTGGGACGCTGCTGCTCCAGGCCGCCCTGGCCGCCGCCGGCTGCGGCGACCCCCGCCGCGCCGAGGAGCTGACCGACCGGGCCGCCGGGATCGCCGCCCAACTCCGGGGGTACGACGACCAGCACCGCACCGGCTTCGGGCCGACCGCCGTCGACCTCGCGCGGGTGGTGGTGGCGGTCTTGCGGGGCGATGCCGGCGAGGCGGTGCGGCGGCACGTCACGGTGATTCGGCGGGAGGCGTGGCGGCGGTTGCCGGCCGAGTACCGGGGCGCGTACCTGGTCGATGCCGCGCGGGCGTACCTCCAGGTGGGTGACCTGCGCGGCGCCGCTCGGGCCCTTGTGGACGCGGACAGTGTCGCGCCGGCCGAGGTCCGGTGCCGGCCGTTGGCGCGTACCGTGATCGCCGAAGTCGCCCGGGGTCACCCGGCGCCGGCCGGCGTGGCGCGCCTGGCGACGCTGGTCGGCCTCACCCGCTGA
- a CDS encoding VOC family protein gives MRSRTSGMWWGTTIEAPDPSGLARFYAELLGWHIGHEEPGTAIVAASPQGPFFVFQQADGYRTPVWPPVDREQRPMMHFDFQVGDLDSAVADAVALGATVAEFQPQQNVRVMFDPAGHPFCLCFDQA, from the coding sequence ATGAGGTCGCGAACCAGTGGCATGTGGTGGGGAACGACGATCGAGGCACCGGACCCCAGCGGTCTGGCCAGGTTCTACGCCGAGCTTCTCGGGTGGCATATCGGACACGAGGAGCCTGGAACAGCCATCGTCGCCGCCTCCCCGCAAGGGCCCTTCTTCGTGTTCCAACAGGCGGATGGCTACCGGACGCCGGTCTGGCCCCCGGTCGACAGGGAACAGCGCCCGATGATGCACTTCGACTTCCAGGTCGGCGACCTGGACTCGGCCGTCGCAGACGCGGTCGCCTTGGGAGCCACAGTGGCGGAGTTCCAGCCGCAGCAGAACGTCCGGGTGATGTTCGACCCCGCCGGGCACCCCTTCTGCCTGTGCTTCGACCAGGCATGA
- a CDS encoding winged helix-turn-helix transcriptional regulator has translation MSGEDLRRRRTNVRANVRSAPGPCAHWNDEDADFIREVLDLVGDKWSVLIIGTLADGPIRYSNLGDAIPGISQRMLTLTLRHLQRTGLVTRTSYPEVPPRVEYALTDLGTSLLSTVLALAAWSADHHVEIRRHQTKYDNDAT, from the coding sequence ATGAGTGGCGAGGATCTTCGACGGAGGCGCACTAACGTCCGGGCGAACGTCCGGAGCGCGCCGGGGCCCTGTGCGCACTGGAACGACGAAGACGCCGACTTCATCCGCGAGGTCCTGGACCTCGTCGGCGACAAGTGGAGCGTTCTGATCATCGGTACGCTTGCCGACGGCCCCATTCGCTACTCGAACCTGGGCGACGCGATCCCCGGCATCTCCCAGCGCATGCTCACGCTGACCCTGAGGCACCTGCAGCGCACGGGCCTCGTCACCCGGACCTCCTACCCCGAGGTCCCGCCCCGCGTCGAGTACGCCCTCACCGACCTCGGCACGTCACTGCTCTCCACCGTGCTGGCCCTGGCCGCCTGGTCCGCCGACCACCACGTCGAGATCCGCCGCCACCAGACGAAGTACGACAACGACGCCACCTAG
- a CDS encoding DUF6518 family protein: MRPGDRTVALASVVGGFLLGFLDFCWIKWLPFPIAELGNSTATWAVAAFFFGYRVRSGRLRSAVGAAVLLVVAVPSYYLAAALLQGDDLAVLWAPSSLVWMFFGVLAGVVFGTGGTWARGAGWRQVVGIALPVAVFFEEAARFAGKATDPNYTAGAWWNVAIDLALGLLIVVRTGGSHHRRALAVAVAVPLAAAILVSFAVAGGTLSSSGW; encoded by the coding sequence ATGCGACCTGGTGACCGTACGGTGGCGCTCGCCTCCGTGGTGGGTGGCTTCCTGCTCGGCTTCCTCGACTTCTGCTGGATCAAGTGGCTGCCGTTCCCCATCGCCGAACTCGGCAACTCCACCGCGACCTGGGCGGTCGCCGCCTTCTTCTTCGGCTACCGGGTGCGGTCCGGGCGGCTGCGCTCGGCAGTCGGCGCCGCCGTCCTGCTCGTCGTCGCGGTGCCCAGCTACTACCTCGCGGCCGCACTCCTGCAAGGCGACGACCTCGCGGTGCTCTGGGCACCGTCGTCGCTGGTCTGGATGTTTTTCGGGGTGCTCGCCGGAGTGGTCTTCGGCACCGGCGGGACCTGGGCGCGCGGAGCGGGATGGCGGCAGGTCGTCGGGATCGCGCTCCCGGTCGCCGTGTTCTTCGAGGAGGCGGCCCGGTTCGCCGGCAAGGCGACCGACCCCAACTACACAGCCGGCGCGTGGTGGAACGTGGCCATCGACCTCGCGCTGGGCCTGCTGATCGTGGTCCGGACCGGCGGGTCGCATCATCGCCGGGCGCTCGCCGTCGCGGTGGCCGTGCCACTGGCCGCCGCGATTCTGGTCAGCTTCGCGGTGGCCGGCGGGACCCTCTCGTCGTCCGGTTGGTAG
- a CDS encoding isochorismatase family protein → MSDLQAQDSALILIDHQVISMGFIKTQSPDVAKLNSITLVKAAKVLDIPNVWTSSTEDDNQDWWMPGLEEINPEAYANRIKRTGIIDSWDDPDFVRAVEATGRRTLIMAGTTNDGCLIYTALSAKRAGYDVYAVLDAGGSVFQISEEVARLRMTQAGVTLTTTAAVLGELAKDWATPHGQQIRQILADNFKTVLGGFGLAK, encoded by the coding sequence ATGTCAGATCTACAGGCACAGGACAGTGCTCTGATCCTGATCGACCACCAGGTCATCTCGATGGGGTTCATCAAGACCCAGTCGCCCGACGTCGCCAAGTTGAACAGCATCACCCTGGTGAAGGCAGCAAAGGTCCTCGACATCCCGAACGTCTGGACCAGCAGCACCGAGGATGACAACCAGGACTGGTGGATGCCCGGACTGGAGGAGATCAACCCGGAGGCCTACGCGAACCGGATCAAGCGCACCGGCATCATCGACTCCTGGGACGACCCGGACTTCGTACGGGCCGTCGAGGCCACCGGCCGTCGGACCTTGATCATGGCCGGCACCACCAACGACGGCTGCCTGATCTACACCGCGCTCAGCGCCAAGCGGGCCGGATACGACGTCTACGCGGTCCTCGACGCCGGAGGATCGGTGTTCCAGATCTCCGAGGAGGTGGCGCGACTGCGCATGACGCAGGCCGGCGTCACCCTGACCACCACCGCCGCGGTCCTCGGCGAACTCGCCAAGGACTGGGCCACTCCGCACGGCCAGCAGATTCGTCAGATCCTGGCCGACAACTTCAAGACCGTACTCGGTGGATTCGGGTTGGCGAAGTAG
- a CDS encoding helix-turn-helix domain-containing protein, whose translation MVKKPDTIGSRIRYWRMRRGGMTQAVLAGLAGVTQSYVSQVESGRKTIDRRSTLVALAAALQLTVADLLGQGTESGDPAREAAAECVPAIWSALIEIEDGERRPPTYTEDRLAAEIARSDQLRNSCNYPAMARLLPGLLLEAAAVGGATLVQVAYQASTCLRHLGYRHLALNAARVSVLAAEDVEDRAWIGASRFAYVQSLPIEAARLAAGAADRSLAELQGNASDVRVRQMLGQLHLTAALASTVDGRPDDAHHHLAEATREAASLGDPADGGGFNDCCFGPTNVGLWKMSIAAEQGESGKVIELSRTVRPQVLVASNRRMSYWLDVGRALADGGRRDTEALAAFVQAERAAPIPFAINPLARDAVVTLAQRARRRAIPDELRLLAGRIGINLAV comes from the coding sequence ATGGTCAAGAAGCCGGACACCATCGGTTCCAGGATCCGGTACTGGCGGATGCGCCGCGGCGGGATGACTCAGGCCGTCCTCGCCGGGCTCGCTGGGGTCACCCAGTCCTACGTGTCGCAGGTCGAGTCGGGCAGGAAGACGATCGACCGCCGATCCACTCTGGTCGCTCTCGCTGCCGCGCTCCAGCTCACGGTGGCGGACCTGCTCGGCCAGGGCACAGAGTCCGGCGATCCTGCCCGCGAGGCCGCCGCCGAGTGCGTACCGGCGATCTGGTCGGCCCTGATCGAGATCGAGGACGGCGAACGCCGCCCGCCGACCTACACCGAGGACCGTCTGGCCGCCGAGATCGCCCGCAGCGACCAGCTCCGCAACTCGTGCAACTACCCGGCAATGGCTCGCCTGCTCCCCGGCCTGCTGCTCGAAGCCGCCGCCGTGGGTGGGGCCACGCTGGTTCAGGTCGCCTACCAAGCCTCCACCTGCCTCCGGCACCTCGGATACCGACACCTGGCGCTCAATGCCGCTCGGGTATCCGTGTTGGCTGCTGAGGACGTCGAAGATCGCGCATGGATCGGGGCATCTCGGTTTGCGTACGTGCAGAGCCTGCCAATCGAGGCGGCGCGGTTGGCTGCCGGAGCTGCCGACCGATCGCTGGCGGAGCTTCAGGGAAACGCATCCGACGTCCGGGTCAGGCAAATGCTCGGCCAACTGCACCTCACGGCTGCGCTCGCCTCCACGGTAGATGGTCGACCGGATGATGCTCACCACCATCTCGCGGAGGCGACGCGGGAGGCGGCGAGTTTGGGAGATCCCGCTGACGGTGGCGGCTTCAACGATTGTTGCTTTGGGCCGACCAACGTAGGGCTCTGGAAGATGTCCATCGCAGCGGAGCAAGGCGAGTCCGGCAAGGTGATCGAGCTGTCACGGACGGTACGACCACAGGTGCTGGTGGCATCTAATCGCCGGATGTCCTACTGGCTCGATGTTGGCCGAGCGCTGGCCGACGGCGGTCGCCGGGACACGGAGGCTCTCGCCGCGTTTGTGCAGGCTGAGCGCGCGGCACCGATCCCGTTCGCCATCAACCCCCTTGCCCGCGATGCCGTGGTGACGCTGGCACAGCGCGCCCGGCGCCGCGCCATCCCCGACGAGCTGCGGTTACTCGCCGGCCGCATCGGCATCAACCTGGCCGTATAA
- a CDS encoding DUF5990 family protein: MRIRIDGSDLPGRRAGAEADALRLGNVHVGVQRKAEVVDQVPADAATATWCFEVSSREIDGMLDVGGPWVQGRPGARFLYLSWGAVTDDGFAMFRRAKLMFTDIPTELLRAAHEDRGTLVGSLGLTDASGGPLCARVRPPAIAWSVE; this comes from the coding sequence ATGCGGATCCGGATCGACGGCAGCGACCTCCCGGGGCGGCGCGCCGGTGCGGAAGCCGACGCGCTGCGGCTCGGCAACGTGCACGTCGGGGTCCAGCGCAAGGCCGAGGTGGTCGACCAGGTGCCCGCCGACGCGGCGACGGCGACCTGGTGCTTCGAGGTGTCCAGCCGGGAGATCGACGGGATGCTGGATGTCGGAGGGCCGTGGGTGCAGGGGCGCCCCGGAGCCCGGTTTCTCTATCTGAGCTGGGGCGCGGTGACCGATGACGGCTTCGCGATGTTCCGACGCGCGAAGTTGATGTTCACTGACATCCCGACAGAGCTGCTGCGCGCCGCACACGAGGACCGCGGGACCCTGGTCGGCAGCCTCGGATTGACCGATGCCAGCGGCGGACCGCTGTGCGCCCGGGTGCGCCCTCCCGCCATTGCCTGGTCGGTGGAGTGA